In the genome of Pontibacter actiniarum, the window CGGTGCTTATCCCGATGCTGGTCATCAGTGTGGTGGTGGTATGGGTGATGGGCACCATTTCGCTGTTCGGCTATAAAATATCGCTGCTCACCGGTCTAATACCTTCTATCATCGTGGTCATCGGCATCCCGAACACCACCTACCTACTGGCCCGCTACCACTTCGACTACCGCCGCCACGGTAATAAGGTGCTGGCGCTAACAAGGGTAATAAGCAAAATCGGTCTGGTAAATCTGGTGAACAATGCTACCACGGCCATTGGCTTTATCGTGTTTACCTTTACGCATATCGCTATACTGTATGAGTTTGGTGTGGTGGCAGGTATCAACATCTTTGTCACCTTTATTATAAGTATGATTCTGGTGCCGGCGCTGTTTTCTTATTTGCCGCCGCCAACCGAGCGCCAGCTGCGCCACCTCGATGCGAAGCCGCTGAACAAGCTGCTGGAGTTCTTCGATTTTATCGTGCACCGCAAGCGTCCGCTGGTCTACTTCTTTCTCACACTTATACTTGGCCTCTCCTTTTGGGGCATCTATAAAGTGAAAACGGTCTCTTACATGGTGGACGACCTGCCGGAGGAAAGCAGTGTGAATGCCGACCTTGCCTTTTTTGAGCAGCACTTTAACGGGGTGATGCCGCTGGAGATTATCGTGGACACAGGAAACAAGCAAGGCGTGATGCGTTTGCCGAACCTGCGCAAGCTGGCCGAGCTGGAAGGCTTCCTGCACACACAGCCTATACTTTCGGCACCTATCTCTGTGGCTGGTTTGGTGAAGACAGCAACACAGGCTTTTTACGAAGGCGACCCTAGCTCTTACCGTCTGCCAGACAATACGGAGCGTAACTTCATCTTCAGTTACCTAGCCAAGCAGAACGATGGCGCGAACCAGAAACTGCTGCGCGCCTTTGTAGACAGCACCGGCCAGAGCGCCCGCATCTCCCTAAAAGTGGCAGATGTAGGTTCCCGCCAGCTCGACACGCTCATCAACAAAAGAATTAAGCCACAGCTTCGCGAAATTTATGGTGGCGAAGGCGTGACCGTAGCAGACGAAGGAAATACGATGCGCTTTACCCGCGACGATAGCGGTGCCGAAACAACCGTAAACCTGACGGGCACCACACTGTTGTTCATCAAAGGAAATCAGTACCTCATCAACAACCTGCGCTCTAGTTTGCTATTGGCTTTCGTGTTGGTAACTTTTGTGATCGCGCTGTTGTTTAAGTCTGTCAGGGTAGTCGTAATATCGCTGATACCGAACATGATACCGCTGATTATAGCTGGTGGGTTGATGGGGCTTTTCAACATACCGCTGAAGCCAAGTACAGCGTTAATTTTTAGTATAGCACTGGGCATTGCGATAGATGATTCGATCCACTTCCTGGCCAAGTATAGATCGGAGTTGCACGCCAACGGCTTTAACGTGAGCAAGGCCATCACGAGCAGTTTGATAGAGGCAGGCACAAGTATGATTTATACTTCGCTGATACTGTTCTTTGGTTTCGTTATCTTCGCCTTTTCGGAGTTTGGCGGCACCAAGGCGCTGGGCATATTGATGTCGGTAAGCCTGCTGATTGCTTTGTTTACAAACCTGATTATCTTGCCTACGTTGTTGATGAGTTTTGACAGCGGCAAGTACATACATGAACCGGATGCCCTGATTGAGGGCTACGAAGAATATTACGACGAAGACAGCGACGCTGAGCTAGACTTGGCACAGCTTCGTTTGAAATTAGATCAAGAGGAACAAGAACCAGAAAATGGTAAAGTACAACGAGTATAAAAACCTAAACTACGCCAAAGTAGGCGAAGATGTACTGGAGTTCTGGAAGAAGAACAACATCTTCGAGAAATCGGTGGCTACCCGCGAGGGCAACGCCCCGTTCGTGTTTTACGAAGGACCGCCTTCAGCAAACGGTAAGCCGGGCATTCACCACGTGATGGCCCGTGCCGTGAAAGATATTTTCTGCCGCTATAAGACCCTAAAAGGATTCCAGGTAAACCGTAAAGGTGGTTGGGATACACACGGCCTTCCAATTGAGCTGCAGGTAGAGAAAGAGCTGGGCATTACGAAAGAGGATATCGGCAAAACCATTTCGGTAGAGGAGTATAACCAGCGCTGCCGCGAAACGGTAATGCGTTTCAAAAACCAGTGGGACACGCTGACCGAGCAGATGGGCTACTGGGTAGACCTGAACAACCCGTATATCACCTTCGAGAACGAGTATATCGAATCTTGCTGGGCGTTGCTGCGTAGGCTGTACGACAAAGGCTACCTATACAAAGGTTATACCATCCAGCCTTTCTCTCCGGCAGCCGGCACCGGCCTTAGCTCACACGAGCTAAACCAGCCAGGCTGCTACAAAATGGTGAAGGATACGACCATCGTGGCGCAGTTCGAGGTGAAGAAGATCACCCGCAATATGTTCCTGTTCGAGAACGAGGACGAGAAAGTATACTTCCTTGCCTGGACGACTACGCCTTGGACGCTGCCTGCCAATACAGGTCTAGCCGTAGGCAAAGGCATCAAGTATGTGAAGGTAAAATCTTTCAACCCATATACCTATGAGCCAATCTCGGTGGTATTGGGTAAAGATCTTGTAGGCCGCTACTTCAACCCGAAAGCTGCTGACCTGGCACTGGAGGATTTTAAGCCGGGCGACAAACTGATTCCTTTCAAGGTAGTGGAAGAGTTTACGGGAGCTGATCTGAACGGTGTGGAATACCACCAGTTGTTGCCATACGTGCAGCCAGAGAAGCCAGCTTTCCGCGTAGTGATCGGTGATTTCGTAACGACAGAAGATGGTACCGGTATTGTGCATATCTCGCCAACCTTTGGTGCAGACGATGCCCGTGTAGCGGCCCAGAATGATATTCCGTCGCTGCTGGTGCTGGATGAGAACGGCAAGCTGGGCCCGATCGTGGACAGGCAAGGCCGCTTCGTGAAAGAGATCACAGACTTTGCCGGCATGTACGTGAAGAACTACAACGGTGAAGACGAGAATGGGGTAGACTATAAGCCAACAGATGTTAAGATTGCCATCAAGCTGAAAGAAGAAGGCAAGGCGTTTAAGGTGGAGAAGTACGAGCACACCTATCCGCATTGCTGGAGAACAGACAAGCCAGTGCTATACTACCCACTGGATAGCTGGTTCATCAAAACCACGGCTGTTAAGGACAGGCTGATTGAGCTGAACAAAACCATCAACTGGAAACCAGAGTCTACGGGTACAGGCCGTTTCGGTAACTGGCTTGAGAACCTGGTGGACTGGAACCTGTCGCGCTCGCGCTACTGGGGTACGCCGCTACCAATCTGGAGAACAGAAGACGGAGAGGAGGAAATCTGCATCGGCTCTATTGCAGAACTGAACGAAGAGATCGCTAAAGCTGTGCAAGCTGGCGTGATGGATGCTAATGTGGAGGTGAAAGACCTGCACCGCCCGTATGTGGACAACATTATATTGTTGAGCAAGTCCGGTAAGGCAATGTACAGAGAACCAGACCTTATCGACGTTTGGTTCGATTCTGGTGCGATGCCTTATGCACAGTGGCACTACCCAATCGAGAACAAGGAAATCTTCGAAAAGAACTTCCCTGCGGACTTTATTGCCGAGGGTGTAGACCAGACACGTGGCTGGTTCTTTACCCTGCATGCGCTGGCTGTAATGCTGGAGGATAGCGTTGCGTACAAGAACGTAATCGCGAACGGCCTGGTGCTGGACAAGAACGGCAACAAGATGAGTAAGCGCCTAGGCAATGCCATTGATCCGTTCGAGATGATCGGCCAGTATGGTCCGGATGCTGTGCGTTGGTACATGATCGCGAATGCGCCGCCTTGGGATAACCTGAAGTTTAACCCAGATGGCGTGGTAGAAACGCAGCGTCGATTCTTCGGTACACTGCAGAACACCTACTCGTTCTTCGCGCTCTATGCCAACCTCGATAACTTTACCTATGCAGAGGCTGATGTGCCGTTGGCGCAGCGTACGGAGTCGGATCGCTGGATCATCTCCAAGCTGAACACGCTGGTGCAGGATGTAGATAGCTACTATGCTGACTACGACCCAACGCGTGCTGCACGAGCCATCCAGGATTTCGTGGTAGACGACTTGAGTAATTGGTACGTGCGCCTGAACCGTAAGCGTTTCTGGAAAGGCGAGTACAACACCGATAAAATGGCCGCTTACCAGACGCTTTATACTTGCCTGGAAACAGTGGCTAAACTAGCTTCTCCGGTGGCTCCGTTCTACGCAGAGCAGTTGTTCCTGGATCTGAACAGCGTAAGCGGCAGGAACGAGGTAGAGTCGGTACACCTGGCCCTTTACCCAGAAGTTGCGGAAGGTGCTATCGATATGGATCTGGAAGAGCGTATGCAACTGGCACAAACAGTATCTTCTCTGGTGCACTCGCTGCGCAAGAAAGAGATGATCAAGGTGCGTCAGCCACTACAGCGCATCCTGATTCCGGTACTCAACAATAGAATGCGTGCTCAGATTGATGCTGTAGCCGACCTAATCCTGAGCGAGGTGAATGTGAAGACGATCGAGTTCATCGATGATACGTCGGGCGTATTAGTGAAGAAGATCAAGCCTAACTTTAAAAAGCTGGGCCAGGTATTCGGACCGAAGATGAAGTTGGTAGCCGCCGCCGTACAGCGCATGGACCAGAACGACATCGCCACGCTGGAGCGTGAAGGTGGTTTTGAGGTGATGCTGAACGACGAGGAAACTGCCGTTCTGACGCCGGACGATGTGGAGATTTCTTCTGAGGATATCCCGGGCTGGTTGGTTGCCAGCGAAGGCAAGTTGACAGTAGCGCTGGATATCACGCTGACAGAGGAACTGAAGCAGGAAGGTATTGCCCGCGATCTTGTAAACCGTATCCAGAATCTGCGCAAGGACACAAACCTGGAGGTGCAGGACAAGATTCATATCCTGTTACAGCGCAGTATGCCGGAAGTAACAGCGGCCATCGAGAACTACAGCGACTATATCTGTGCCGAAACGCAGGCTTTATCGCTGGATACAGTCGAAAACC includes:
- a CDS encoding efflux RND transporter permease subunit, which translates into the protein MWNKIAIFIIKNRLRLMLVLAVLTAFMGYHARNVEMSYDFANVVSPDDPDMQYFSRFKQTFGEDGNVLVVGMQDKSIYQLEKFKQLQELTQQVSKVEGVKGVIALPSLVQVVKDTAERKFTTQNIFAPFPQTQPRLDSLLQVVENQNFYNGQIINQKTGATLLAITVDPAYLNSARRVEVMDNIAALTEQFTKDTKIQLHYAGLPYVRAVMTTKVASEMKLFLVLALLVTAVTLFIFFRSFYAVLIPMLVISVVVVWVMGTISLFGYKISLLTGLIPSIIVVIGIPNTTYLLARYHFDYRRHGNKVLALTRVISKIGLVNLVNNATTAIGFIVFTFTHIAILYEFGVVAGINIFVTFIISMILVPALFSYLPPPTERQLRHLDAKPLNKLLEFFDFIVHRKRPLVYFFLTLILGLSFWGIYKVKTVSYMVDDLPEESSVNADLAFFEQHFNGVMPLEIIVDTGNKQGVMRLPNLRKLAELEGFLHTQPILSAPISVAGLVKTATQAFYEGDPSSYRLPDNTERNFIFSYLAKQNDGANQKLLRAFVDSTGQSARISLKVADVGSRQLDTLINKRIKPQLREIYGGEGVTVADEGNTMRFTRDDSGAETTVNLTGTTLLFIKGNQYLINNLRSSLLLAFVLVTFVIALLFKSVRVVVISLIPNMIPLIIAGGLMGLFNIPLKPSTALIFSIALGIAIDDSIHFLAKYRSELHANGFNVSKAITSSLIEAGTSMIYTSLILFFGFVIFAFSEFGGTKALGILMSVSLLIALFTNLIILPTLLMSFDSGKYIHEPDALIEGYEEYYDEDSDAELDLAQLRLKLDQEEQEPENGKVQRV
- the ileS gene encoding isoleucine--tRNA ligase → MVKYNEYKNLNYAKVGEDVLEFWKKNNIFEKSVATREGNAPFVFYEGPPSANGKPGIHHVMARAVKDIFCRYKTLKGFQVNRKGGWDTHGLPIELQVEKELGITKEDIGKTISVEEYNQRCRETVMRFKNQWDTLTEQMGYWVDLNNPYITFENEYIESCWALLRRLYDKGYLYKGYTIQPFSPAAGTGLSSHELNQPGCYKMVKDTTIVAQFEVKKITRNMFLFENEDEKVYFLAWTTTPWTLPANTGLAVGKGIKYVKVKSFNPYTYEPISVVLGKDLVGRYFNPKAADLALEDFKPGDKLIPFKVVEEFTGADLNGVEYHQLLPYVQPEKPAFRVVIGDFVTTEDGTGIVHISPTFGADDARVAAQNDIPSLLVLDENGKLGPIVDRQGRFVKEITDFAGMYVKNYNGEDENGVDYKPTDVKIAIKLKEEGKAFKVEKYEHTYPHCWRTDKPVLYYPLDSWFIKTTAVKDRLIELNKTINWKPESTGTGRFGNWLENLVDWNLSRSRYWGTPLPIWRTEDGEEEICIGSIAELNEEIAKAVQAGVMDANVEVKDLHRPYVDNIILLSKSGKAMYREPDLIDVWFDSGAMPYAQWHYPIENKEIFEKNFPADFIAEGVDQTRGWFFTLHALAVMLEDSVAYKNVIANGLVLDKNGNKMSKRLGNAIDPFEMIGQYGPDAVRWYMIANAPPWDNLKFNPDGVVETQRRFFGTLQNTYSFFALYANLDNFTYAEADVPLAQRTESDRWIISKLNTLVQDVDSYYADYDPTRAARAIQDFVVDDLSNWYVRLNRKRFWKGEYNTDKMAAYQTLYTCLETVAKLASPVAPFYAEQLFLDLNSVSGRNEVESVHLALYPEVAEGAIDMDLEERMQLAQTVSSLVHSLRKKEMIKVRQPLQRILIPVLNNRMRAQIDAVADLILSEVNVKTIEFIDDTSGVLVKKIKPNFKKLGQVFGPKMKLVAAAVQRMDQNDIATLEREGGFEVMLNDEETAVLTPDDVEISSEDIPGWLVASEGKLTVALDITLTEELKQEGIARDLVNRIQNLRKDTNLEVQDKIHILLQRSMPEVTAAIENYSDYICAETQALSLDTVENLESATLLDIDEYKVYIQIQTEKASV